The Bombyx mori chromosome 8, ASM3026992v2 genomic sequence CACTCTTTCATCAGTCAAGTGACATTTCAATTTCCAGTAGTCAGCTATATACCCTAGCATTTGATCACTTGCTTTATAAATAGAATAGTTACTTATAGCACAGTCGTTTTCTAGATCCAGATAGTTTGATACAATAGATTTGACGTCCGCATCTGATACACAAATGCCGTTATCGCAGATTGGCTTTGACTGAGAATCCATAACTGAAGAACAATGTATGTTCCTTAAcgaatacaaaattattaattgcaGATAATTAGACACGCACCTCAAATTATAGTCACCGCTCTATGGCACAATATTAACATTAACTAAGATTATAAGAGTAAATAAGATATattaaacctaaaacaaataaaaaattatttacatgtaGGAAACCATGAATCTCAAATTTCGATATATTCGCAGTTTATGATAAAAGTCAAGTCTTTAAATCATCTCTGCTCAGTAATATatgattttgttaatgtttatcgGGTCTATGTTGGCTGCTTTCATGTGGATATATGTATCTTTCAATAATTTCATCGAATAATTCTAGTACCCTTTTTCGATAAGATGCATCTTCTTTGGCGATTTCAATAAAGTATTCACCACGAGAAACGACATtcgcttttttacaattttcagGGTCATAGAATATTTGTTTTCTCTTCTCTTCGGTCATCGATACTATTGGAACTATTAACGCAGCTTGGGTAATTCCAAACATAATGCTATCATTGTACGCCTTTATCAAGGTATCTTTGTCCATGATTTCATTGATTTGAATATCTTTTATGAGTAATTCTTCCGATATCGTGTCATAATAAAGATCGATGAGTTCGTCTGTATAATTGTATCTGTCACTTCTGGTCGTGTTAAAGAATATGAGAGATGACAAGTCCAGCATCGGAGAACAATACAAGACTGTTTGAAAGTCAACTAAAACAGCATGATAAGAatcttcacatttttttaacagTATATTGTTCGTCCACAGATCACGATGTGCCACTACGTTCCTGTATTCAGAGCTGGGTTTCATTAGAGCTAATGCTCCATCATATAGCATTGGTATGATGAAATCTAAATGTCGAGAAAAATTTGATTCGGCTTTAAACCTTGAAAACACTTTTAAGAAATCAATAACACCGTTTCTGCCAGTATTCCGCCAGGCCATTCCTTGTTCAGGTTCTTGGAGGTATTCGCTATAGTCTTCCCAAATTCTGTAGGGTCTTCCGAGTTCTTTAGATTTATTTTCCTCGTAAATATATGATTCAGCGTGGAATCTAGCTAAACTTTTAACAGCGGCTCTTAACATTTCTAATGGCATGGTCTCCTTGTGGTCTGGCATGGAATATCCAATTGTTGTGATATTTTCAAAAACGAATATATCCTCTTTTATGAAGAGTAGCTTAGGGCGCCACTTACGGGAAGCTAAAATAATGATAACAAATTATACAACGCTTCTTATAAATTTACATATAGGTAATAATTCGAGGCTAGGCATTTTGGAAGGGATTTCATATTACCTTCAATGCTCCGAAAATCTTTGAATAATTTACTGAGCATAACATACTCTTTTTTGAAGAAGTTCAGTTCTTTTAAATACTGAGCTTTCCACTTGTCCAGCCTCGGCATGCATTTTATAAACAAGTTTAAATTAGTCCGGATCCCTTTTGATTCGACTTGAATAACAAGTTTAAGATGATCTCCAAGGTATCCGATGACTTTATTAGGAAACTCTTCAATGCACCAACTTATGACGTTATTAAATCCACATATTTTTGCTATTGACAATATTTCTTCTTTATTCAGTAATTccattgttaaaattattatcacaacaAATATTTCAGAATTACTATCTTGACAACTTTAtggaaatatataaaataacgtTGCTTCGAGCTACTTCATTACATTATCTTAAAGTAATTTTGATTGTTTGATGTTTGTTTTGATGCAAAATTAGAATAGGTAAGGTATGTATGTAATaacgaaataattttttttaagcggATAACAAATTGTTTGGTGTCAAAAGTTTGATTGGTATGAGTCGTCTATTGATATTGGCGATTTAAGTGGTTCGTGAAATAATTCTGTTAAAACACATACAAAGAAATATATGTGACAACATACCGTGACATATCATAaacgttataaaaataataggtatatcttgaaatttaatattagacATCGTCCACAGTTTATTAAACCGAAGGATAGCACGAAAGCCACTAGTTATTTGGAAATTATTAGTAGCAGACTAAGGATATCAGTAATAAAGTGATCGCAAAAtcagaatatttatttaaaattgaatacaCATAATTAAATTCCAAATAACGAACTCGTCGCGTGCAAATCTATGAACGGATCTTCAAGTATTCTGTTAAGTTTCTTTGCTTTGACGGCTTCGTAATTCGGTGTCCAGAGTTCGGTTGCTCTTGGTGCATAGGGgccgtttaattttattacatcatcTTCTTCATCGCTAGACTGATCTACGTTCATTTTCTCCTCGAGGTCTGTGACTTCGTCATCTTTGGGCTCTTCTTGGCCAGCTAGTTCTTGTAAAAATGTTGTACAGAGGAGACTTACCGGAGGTGTCATATATGGCGGCGCCATCGATATCTGCGAGGAAATTCCAATTATTTTTTCGTCTTATCACCATTATTGGCTTTAGTAATTGTGAGCTCGCAGATATTTCTACcagcattttgtttgtttgtttgtgtaacGAACCAATTATGCATTCCGGTGCGAAGAAAAATAGAGTTGTTACTACAACACATTTAAGACTTCGAACTAATATCCCGCAAATGGGTAGTCACATTCATGTTTATTAAATCTATAGAGATCGTTAATCCCTGGAATTTGGGTTGACCGTGTGTTCTTCAAACCAACCATAtccaaaacaacaacaacaaaaaaaaatagtagaatTAAACGAACTAATAATGAACATGCAGACGGTACTTTAGATCTGTAACATTATCAGTGCAAATAGGTAGTACAAACCTGTGTAATGGAAAAGATCTTAATGTTTATCTATCACGTGGTTCTAATGTACATaacaaattaaattcattacagtaggcaatttaatattaactacACTGCTTATGTTATCAACACGCTTAAGAGCGCGGGAAGTCCGTGGTAGGTTGAAGGTCGTAGGTTCTAGATTGGCTAGTTTTCTTTTGTGAAAGCCCTAACTACAACCTAATAACAGCTACTTTTAATATGGCgttttttgttgtcattatattttcgacgtttcaaatactttacagcttCAATGGTCGCTGTCGTCTGTGTAAATGAAGTTTGAATTATGTCTCCTCTTTATATGTACGAAATCGTAATTATAATCAAAGGAAAACTATTCTAACTAGAGTTATACCAATTTTATACAATCTTTGCTTCCCTTTCCTATTTTTATAACCATTTATAACTTTCCCTATTAATAACGAAGCGACTCCACGAGCTAGTACTATAAAAGTTATGTACAAAATTTGACTCATCCAAAATGTTCGCCAGTCTTGACGTGATGTCTTATAATCCTGACTACCACACAAGTTCGCTTCGGTTTCGATCGGTCGGAGCTTTGTTAAACAGTAAAAGCTACTTATTCGCGGGGtatatgttccgtaaatatgACGCGAATACAGAAATCGTGAATATGGATAAGCGCTTTTACAAAGTATATTCGGTTGGATATCTACTTAatggaatcctttttatcaatgtgcaTGTACCGATGTACTGATTAGATCTgagaataaagaaatctttagccgcgaatataggaattggatcgcatttttttaatccgcgaatagtgaaaacATGAATGAAAGTAGcgcgaataaggagcttttGCTGTACTGAGTGTATGTTAcgggctttttttttcatacctaagctgatggccttgagaggccatttcagcatAACcctaactaataggtgagctcccggggctcaaacctgacgacgttgctaacacaaaccctaacaagagccgtgcttcgcagaatctaacgccggatcgaaaacgcgacccactgagaagatccggcgagagactcagtgggatgtgtcgggttcgatgaggacggcgaccggtgcttatggtacctaaaaacaccgttaatagatcgggaggatccgcaatgacgtgtTTATGGGCTACTATAGCACGAGTTTCGGAACGTCGATTACTAGATGGATACATACGTTCGAGATGGCCGCACTGCTCGTAGCGTCCACGTCTGACGCCAGCGTGTCGACCGGTGCGCCTCTACGGACTGCGGACAGTTGTTGTTCGGCCAGCAGGGTACTGAACTTGGAGACGGGCGCGTTGCTGTGCGGGATCGATTCAAGGCGTCCCTCTTTTGTTTTCTCCGGTTCGAAACTGAAGACCTCCTGTTGAAACAAAGCCTAACGATTTAAAACGTTCTTAATTCGAAGAGAACCCAGCGCTACTGATCGAATGCGAAAATATAAAATTCGGTgcaatggaatcattaatactaataaaaaaaaatactggttgcaggacatcttgtgagtccgcgcgggtgggtaccaccaccctgcctacagtaatgcgtttcggtttgaagggtggggcagccgttgtaactaaccttgagaccttagaacttatatctcaaggtgggtggcgcatttacgttgtggatgtctatgggctccagtaaccacttgacaccaggtgggctgtgagctcgtccacccatctaagcaataaaatttttttatctcttttaatgattttttttttattataatggcAAACGAGCTCATCTGGTGTTCAGTGCTTATCGGTACCCTTAGGCATCAGAACGCAAGCTCCGGcatccactttgagacgtgatgttgaaatctcaattgcatCGTAATAATGGCTGTCCCATacttctatttctgccgtgaagcagtaatacgtttcggcctgaagggtgaggcagcgtttgtaacaatactgagaccttagaactcatatcttaaggtaggtggcgcatttacgttgtagatgtatatgggttccggtaaacacttaacacccggtgtgctgtgagctcgtccacccatttgtgtaataaaaaaacattatacgaGACTTTTAGAAAGTGAGGCGATGCTATTCTCGGCCTGTTTCAAATATAGATACATAGGTAtagacctaaaaaaaaaatggtatagaCCTATGTACACATAGTTATTCTTAGCTTAATTAGTGTAATCGTTTTTTTAATCATCAGATGAGACTACCCTGCTAAATAGGAAACTATTGAATATTTTTCTCATACAACCTAATATTTACTATACATTTTAGTACTTGAAGATTGAGCTCTAATTACatataatttattcaataaatactatttttaatcgTTTATAGAGACCACGTATACCACATGTCATTAAGAAGAGTGGCAACAGTCTTCTGAACATCACATCGatcaagatcgagggactgctagTCAATAGTCTTTGCAGCAGGCACTTGGGAAAGACTCAAAAAagtattgtaataaatagtcAGATACTAATTAATGTGTTCGGTTTTTAAGTTACTCACATGGACTAtaagtaataataacaaaatgtatggttttgtagggaccacaaatgtccccatagcaactaataaataattatatgtatgtgttagcgGTAATTATATTGCAATGATGCTACGCTAGTCTcgggattgtcgggctgtcaatagcacgttaggttgtaatcccaatatacgttagtcacttaactgaacTGGTTTCTTATTAATCCTTGCCCGCTATAGAGACTCAATAGTTTCTACTAAaatataggttaaaaaaaacattaaagtcTCTTTTCATATGGCCTGACGTAcagaatataatatgttttactTACAACATCATTTCTCAGCAAATATAACGTAACACCGTCTTTCGTCGACGCTCCGAAGGCGCATTTTTTGAACACTCCTAAATTCGGATCCGAGACGCGTTGCTGTGACATCAGAGGCTTGGAACTGTGAGGAGTAAATATGTGTACTGAAACGAAAATGATGAAGCActgttaaaaatgtaatttttgaactgattagaatattaaattgtattagacaaatgaatagtttgaaaaatacAAGCTTACTCTGTAAATGAATGGTAAATGTAATTCTAATAGATTTTAACTGCGTGTCTCGAGTGGGAGCATTCACGTATTCATTCTGTTTGGTATGAGCTTCCGTAACATTTCGATATTCTGACATGAGACCAAAAGTTGGGAACTTTTATATAAGGAATTGAGCTGGTGATGTTGCTCGGTAGATATACGCTCTGAATATTATTGTTcggaatttttatatatataatatgtgagTTTTTCATGAAAATGTACGATTAGCACCATTTAGGCATCTGTTAAATATCTTGTGGTATACGATAGCTTCCACCTCAGTTTTCCTTCGTCGTTATCGCTATAATGTCTAAAGTTTTACTTACTATCATTATTCGAAGTAACAACGGCCATTTTGTTCGACAGTAAATCACTGCACAGAGCCATGGGGTTCAATTGAACTAACCATTTAACGGTCAAAGATAACAAACTCCAGACGGCCAAGCAAGATTCCGTTGTGCACACCAACTGCAATAatagttattataataattttataccaGGCTATTTTGAATTACGTTCCCATAAAAAGCCAATTGCCAAATGAATTTTGTGGTCAATTATCTACGTATATTTCACAAACTATCTTTTTACTTATATCggtcaagggcggatccagctttggcgccaggagggggtcacatagtcgatagataataaataaatcatgatgttcttcaattagtccaagttagttcaagtcctggaactagctcgggggggggggggggtcatgacccccatgacccccccctggatccgccgttgataTCGGTCGGAAACTGACTGATAATTATAACGAgttatcgtggcctaaaggttaagacgacAGGTATACTCTCATTAAACGAAGCACCTGttccggtgttcaaatcccgcaaaggggcaccaatttttctaattatataTCTTTATTTAATAATCTGTTTCATATTTGTTAATCTGTTATGTTAATCTAAGCTGTTGGTCtttcatgaaataaataaataatatcatgaTATATGTGCAagtaaaacccgcaaaaattgtaCCAGTTAGTTATATTCCAATTCTAATGGTTATAGAACGTATTGCATGCGACATTGGCACTAACAAGCTGTCTAGTTATTACTACAACCATGTCATCTTCTGTGCAATATGAGACATCTTCGAATAAGCTACAATTTCTTCAATTCAGTGTCGTAGCAAGCAAGCGTGGCAGCATTCGCAAACGCAAAcgacatcttttttattgcttagatgggtgaacgatttcacatcccacctgatgttaagtggttactggagcccatagacatctacaacgtaaatgcgccacccaccttgagatacaagttctaagttctcagcatagttacaacggctatcccacacttcaaaccgaaacgcattaggtactgcttcacggtagaaataggcaaggtggtggggtatctactcgtgcggattcacaagaggtcttaacaccagtaattacgcaaattataattttgcgggtttgatttttattacacgatgttatttattccttcaccgtggaagtcaatcgtggactgACTCTCTCGTGTATCATCGATGATGTGTTTATAAAATCTTTAGTTATCATGATATTAGTAATTATTATACTTACGTAATGTGCAGCGTCGTTGTTCCCGAATTTAACGTCGACGCCTTTCGGCCTCAAAGCGGGATGAGACAGACTCGTCCTTAAAGTGCACAGATATGTGTCCCAGAGTGTAAGCTTACAACCGAACCACGCGGCTATTAACGACCCATCTCTTGACATAGCCAATCCGCTCATTTCGTTTTCGCTGTTACTGCACGAGC encodes the following:
- the LOC101745349 gene encoding uncharacterized protein LOC101745349 isoform X1, coding for MELLNKEEILSIAKICGFNNVISWCIEEFPNKVIGYLGDHLKLVIQVESKGIRTNLNLFIKCMPRLDKWKAQYLKELNFFKKEYVMLSKLFKDFRSIEASRKWRPKLLFIKEDIFVFENITTIGYSMPDHKETMPLEMLRAAVKSLARFHAESYIYEENKSKELGRPYRIWEDYSEYLQEPEQGMAWRNTGRNGVIDFLKVFSRFKAESNFSRHLDFIIPMLYDGALALMKPSSEYRNVVAHRDLWTNNILLKKCEDSYHAVLVDFQTVLYCSPMLDLSSLIFFNTTRSDRYNYTDELIDLYYDTISEELLIKDIQINEIMDKDTLIKAYNDSIMFGITQAALIVPIVSMTEEKRKQIFYDPENCKKANVVSRGEYFIEIAKEDASYRKRVLELFDEIIERYIYPHESSQHRPDKH
- the LOC101745349 gene encoding uncharacterized protein LOC101745349 isoform X2, which encodes MELLNKEEILSIAKICGFNNVISWCIEEFPNKVIGYLGDHLKLVIQVESKGIRTNLNLFIKCMPRLDKWKAQYLKELNFFKKEYVMLSKLFKDFRSIEASRKWRPKLLFIKEDIFVFENITTIGYSMPDHKETMPLEMLRAAVKSLARFHAESYIYEENKSKELGRPYRIWEDYSEYLQEPEQGMAWRNTGRNGVIDFLKVFSRFKAESNFSRHLDFIIPMLYDGALALMKPSSEYRNVVAHRDLWTNNILLKKCEDSYHAVLVDFQTVLYCSPMLDLSSLIFFNTTRSDRYNYTDELIDLYYDTISEELLIKDIQINEIMDKDTLIKAYNDSIMFGITQAALIVPIVSMTEEKRKQIFYDPENCKKANVVSRGEYFIEIAKEDASYRKRV